One Ananas comosus cultivar F153 linkage group 23, ASM154086v1, whole genome shotgun sequence genomic window carries:
- the LOC109728090 gene encoding alpha-dioxygenase 1-like isoform X1: MVWWDVNTQLVSPDPEVVATKLLARRSYKDTGKQFNLIAASWIQFMVHDWIDHLEDTHQVEIVAPSEVASACPLSSFKFYKTKEIPTHAEGIKTGHVNIRTHWWDGSALYGSGKNEAKVRALVDGKLKIGDDNLLRHDADGIAISGDIRNSWAGVSTMQALFIKEHNAICDALKSEYPKLDDEELFNHARLVTSAVIAKIHTIDWTVELLKTPTMDAAMHANWYGLLGKKIKDTFGHIGGPILGGLVGLSKPINHGVPYSLTEEFTSVYRMHSLIPDSLKLRDTDADPGPNKSPPYAKDIKMEELVGIRGEQVLSKIGFERQLVSMGHQACGALELWNYPLFFRELIAQNVDGTERPDHVDMPALEIYRDRERNVPRYNEFRRRLLMIPISKWEDLTDDREAITALQQVYGENIEKLDLLVGLMAEKKIKGFAISETAFFIFTIMATRRLEADRFFTSYFNEDAYTKTGLEWVNSTESLRDVIHRHYPNITSKWMNSTSAFTVWDAPPNSFNPVPLLLRFPPG; encoded by the exons ATGGTTTGGTGGGACGTAAATACACAGTTGGTGAGTCCGGATCCTGAGGTGGTGGCGACAAAACTACTGGCTCGGCGAAGCTACAAGGACACGGGCAAGCAGTTCAACTTGATCGCAGCATCCTGGATACAATTCATGGTGCATGACTGGATCGACCACCTCGAGGATACTCACCAg GTGGAAATTGTAGCTCCGTCGGAAGTTGCGAGTGCATGCCCGCTCAgttctttcaaattttacaaaacaAAAGAGATCCCTACACACGCAGAGGGAATTAAGACCGGCCACGTGAACATTAGGACACATTGGTG GGATGGGAGTGCACTTTATGGTAGCGGAAAGAATGAAGCCAAAGTAAGGGCACTGGTTGATGGGAAACTAAAGATTGGTGACGATAACCTTCTTCGGCATGATGCTGATGGAATAGCAATATCCGGCGATATCCGCAATAGCTGGGCAGGGGTGTCAACCATGCAGGCACTCTTCATTAAGGAACATAACGCCATTTGCGATGCATTGAAg TCAGAGTATCCTAAACTAGATGATGAAGAACTATTCAACCATGCAAGATTAGTGACGTCCGCCGTGATCGCAAAGATTCACACTATTGATTGGACTGTAGAGCTCCTCAAAACTCCCACAATGGATGCAGCAATGCATGCAAATTG GTATGGATTGCTCGGAAAAAAGATCAAGGACACGTTCGGGCACATAGGGGGGCCTATCCTCGGAGGGCTTGTTGGATtatctaaaccaatcaatcacGGAGTTCCTTACTCATTGACTGAAGAGTTCACTAGTGTTTACAGAATGCACTCGCTCATCCCCGACAGCCTTAAACTCAGAGACACCGACGCCGATCCCGGACCAAACAAATCTCCGCCATATGCGAAAGA CATCAAGATGGAAGAGCTAGTCGGGATAAGGGGGGAGCAAGTTCTGTCGAAGATCGGATTTGAGAGGCAGCTTGTCTCCATGGGCCATCAAGCATGTGGTGCTCTTGAGCTTTGGAACTACCCTTTGTTCTTTAGAGAGCTCATTGCACAGAATGTTGACGGAACCGAACGGCCTGATCATGTCGACATGCCTGCTCTCGAAA TTTATCGAGATAGGGAAAGGAACGTTCCGAGGTACAACGAATTCCGACGTAGGCTTCTGATGATTCCTATCTCCAAATGGGAGGATTTGACCGATGATCGAGAAGCAATAACAGCTCTACAACAAGTATACGGAGAAAACATTGAGAAGTTGGATCTTCTCGTGGGCCTTATGGCTGAGAAGAAGATAAAGGGCTTCGCGATAAGTGAAACTGCTTTCTTCATTTTTACTATAATGGCAACGAG GAGGTTAGAAGCAGATCGGTTCTTCACGAGCTACTTCAATGAGGACGCGTACACGAAGACGGGCCTCGAGTGGGTAAATAGCACGGAGAGCCTTCGAGATGTTATCCATCGCCATTACCCGAACATCACTAGCAAGTGGATGAACTCCACCAGCGCATTTACTGTGTGGGATGCTCCACCGAATTCCTTCAATCCCGTCCCGCTGCTTCTTCGGTTTCCTCCTGGTTAA
- the LOC109728090 gene encoding alpha-dioxygenase 1-like isoform X2, translating to MTGSTTSRILTRDGSALYGSGKNEAKVRALVDGKLKIGDDNLLRHDADGIAISGDIRNSWAGVSTMQALFIKEHNAICDALKSEYPKLDDEELFNHARLVTSAVIAKIHTIDWTVELLKTPTMDAAMHANWYGLLGKKIKDTFGHIGGPILGGLVGLSKPINHGVPYSLTEEFTSVYRMHSLIPDSLKLRDTDADPGPNKSPPYAKDIKMEELVGIRGEQVLSKIGFERQLVSMGHQACGALELWNYPLFFRELIAQNVDGTERPDHVDMPALEIYRDRERNVPRYNEFRRRLLMIPISKWEDLTDDREAITALQQVYGENIEKLDLLVGLMAEKKIKGFAISETAFFIFTIMATRRLEADRFFTSYFNEDAYTKTGLEWVNSTESLRDVIHRHYPNITSKWMNSTSAFTVWDAPPNSFNPVPLLLRFPPG from the exons ATGACTGGATCGACCACCTCGAGGATACTCACCAg GGATGGGAGTGCACTTTATGGTAGCGGAAAGAATGAAGCCAAAGTAAGGGCACTGGTTGATGGGAAACTAAAGATTGGTGACGATAACCTTCTTCGGCATGATGCTGATGGAATAGCAATATCCGGCGATATCCGCAATAGCTGGGCAGGGGTGTCAACCATGCAGGCACTCTTCATTAAGGAACATAACGCCATTTGCGATGCATTGAAg TCAGAGTATCCTAAACTAGATGATGAAGAACTATTCAACCATGCAAGATTAGTGACGTCCGCCGTGATCGCAAAGATTCACACTATTGATTGGACTGTAGAGCTCCTCAAAACTCCCACAATGGATGCAGCAATGCATGCAAATTG GTATGGATTGCTCGGAAAAAAGATCAAGGACACGTTCGGGCACATAGGGGGGCCTATCCTCGGAGGGCTTGTTGGATtatctaaaccaatcaatcacGGAGTTCCTTACTCATTGACTGAAGAGTTCACTAGTGTTTACAGAATGCACTCGCTCATCCCCGACAGCCTTAAACTCAGAGACACCGACGCCGATCCCGGACCAAACAAATCTCCGCCATATGCGAAAGA CATCAAGATGGAAGAGCTAGTCGGGATAAGGGGGGAGCAAGTTCTGTCGAAGATCGGATTTGAGAGGCAGCTTGTCTCCATGGGCCATCAAGCATGTGGTGCTCTTGAGCTTTGGAACTACCCTTTGTTCTTTAGAGAGCTCATTGCACAGAATGTTGACGGAACCGAACGGCCTGATCATGTCGACATGCCTGCTCTCGAAA TTTATCGAGATAGGGAAAGGAACGTTCCGAGGTACAACGAATTCCGACGTAGGCTTCTGATGATTCCTATCTCCAAATGGGAGGATTTGACCGATGATCGAGAAGCAATAACAGCTCTACAACAAGTATACGGAGAAAACATTGAGAAGTTGGATCTTCTCGTGGGCCTTATGGCTGAGAAGAAGATAAAGGGCTTCGCGATAAGTGAAACTGCTTTCTTCATTTTTACTATAATGGCAACGAG GAGGTTAGAAGCAGATCGGTTCTTCACGAGCTACTTCAATGAGGACGCGTACACGAAGACGGGCCTCGAGTGGGTAAATAGCACGGAGAGCCTTCGAGATGTTATCCATCGCCATTACCCGAACATCACTAGCAAGTGGATGAACTCCACCAGCGCATTTACTGTGTGGGATGCTCCACCGAATTCCTTCAATCCCGTCCCGCTGCTTCTTCGGTTTCCTCCTGGTTAA